The DNA segment GTGACTTACATATCTGCCAGTTGGATTTAAATGGATGATGGTTTTTTTAGGATCGTATAGATTTGTAGGAAGTCCAGCATCGTCGATTAGACCTTGAAGTAGTTCTCTAACTTCTTTGATGTCCATATCTTCATTTGATGGAGCCGATACTACTATAGTGTGGATTGAGAGAGGGTTACAATTTTCAAAGTTCTCTTTAGTTCCATAATCAAGTGTAACTTGAGTTTTGATGTCAACTCCAAGTTTGTGGTTGTGCTTTAGCGCGTAGTGATAAACCTTGTCACTTAAAACTCTTGCATAAGTAATAGCCGCTGGCATAAAGTCCGCCGTCTCATTAGAGGCATAACCAAACATGATACCTTGATCCCCTGCTCCAGTCTCACCATCTTCTTGATCAACTCCCTGATTTATATCTGGTGATTGTTGATTTAGAAGAACTTGAACTTTTACATCCTCAGGAAACAAACACTGCTCTTTTGTAAAAGCACTTTTGCCATCATAACCGATACCAATGAGTGCATCTTTAACTATTTTTTCATACTCTTTATCACTAAGTTTTGCCTTTGATGTAACTTCGCCACCGATGATGACATTTTTGCCAGCTACAAAAACCTCAGATGCTACTCTACTCTTTGGATCTTCTATGATAAGTCTATCGACTATACTATCTGCTATGATATCTGCACATTTGTCTGGGTGACCAGGGGATACTACTTCGCTTGTAAATAAATACATTTTTTTCCTTGAATTATTATCAGCTTAAAGGGATGTCTCCCCATAAACTAGTTTGCAAGACACCTTTGTTTTAGGTTATAAACCTGGTGCCTTCCACATTGAAGTTGTGATATTATCATCTACTAACTTTAGTTGTGCTTCATAAGCACTCTCAAATTTCTGCTTAAGTTCTCTATATATTTCATGGTTTTTCATATCTGGCTCATAACTCTTACTCCAAACTACAAGCTCTCTTGCAGCCGCACTCATAGAGTCATAGATGCCAGCTCCAACGCCAGCTGCCATTGCAGCGCCAAGAGCTGTAGCCTCTGTTACTTTTGGGATTTTAACCTTGCATCCTAAGACATCACTAAGTATCTGCGACCACAACTCGCCCTTACTTGCACCTCCAGCAAAAACTATCTCTTTTATCTCAACACCAGTGAACTTCTTTATCTTATCAAGATTTATACCTGAGACTATTGCAGCATTTTCTTGCAAGCTTCTAAACATAGAGGCACGGTTACAGATGCTTGCATCTAGACTTAGGTTTAAAAAGCTAGGACTCGCATGATACCATTTGCCATACTTCATAGAGTCTGAAAATATCGGAATGATGCCGTGTGAACCAACAGGAACTTTTGAAGCTTTTTTTTCTAAGACAACATAAGCATCTACACCTCTCTCCTTTGCTTCAAGTTTTTCTATCTCACAAAAAGCATCTCTAAACCAGCGCATAACTAAACCACTAAAAAAGGTGATGCCCTCAGCTTGTGATTGATTTGGAATGACATGAGGATTTACTCTTATGCCCATATCTTTTGGAGGTGGAGTTTTGCTTGGTATGTTTACGACTTGTTGCCAAAAAGAGCCACCTAAAACCGCAGCATCTCCTAAGTTTACAACCCCTAAACCAGCAGAGCCCAACTGAACATCTCCGCCACCCATCACAACCTTTGTGCTCTTTGAGAGAGTTGTCTCTTTGGCTGCACACTCACTCACAGTTGATATAACAGTTCCAACTTCCACGCATGGCACAAAGATATCATCTTTTAGGCCAACTTCTTTTGCCATCTCGCCCATCCAGTCACGAGACTCTAGTGAAAATATCCCAGTAGTCCCAGCGTTACTAGGATCCGTAAAGATTTTACCGCCTAGTTTCGCTAAAATCCAGTCACCAATCATAGAGATTTTCGCTACTCTCTCATAAATATCAGCTCTATTGTTTTTTAGCCACATTATCCTAGGTAAGGCTCCAAGAGCAAAAGTTTGACCTGAGAGCGCGTAAAATCTCTCCTCGATGCCATCATAGCTCTCTTTTAACTCTTTTACCTCTTTTGAAGCCCTAGCATCTACATTTGCAACAGCCCAAAGTTCACGGTCATTTTCATCATAAAGCACGATGGCCTCACGCATACTAGTAGCACTCACAGCCAAAATATCTTCACCACT comes from the Sulfurimonas hongkongensis genome and includes:
- the metK gene encoding methionine adenosyltransferase; this translates as MYLFTSEVVSPGHPDKCADIIADSIVDRLIIEDPKSRVASEVFVAGKNVIIGGEVTSKAKLSDKEYEKIVKDALIGIGYDGKSAFTKEQCLFPEDVKVQVLLNQQSPDINQGVDQEDGETGAGDQGIMFGYASNETADFMPAAITYARVLSDKVYHYALKHNHKLGVDIKTQVTLDYGTKENFENCNPLSIHTIVVSAPSNEDMDIKEVRELLQGLIDDAGLPTNLYDPKKTIIHLNPTGRYVSHSPLHDSGLTGRKLIVDSFGGYAPIGGGAQSSKDYTKVDRSGLYAARWLAKHIVAAGFAKKCSVQLSYAIGVAKPTSVSVDTYGTVCDGLDDDKLSTFVSENFSLTPNWITAKFGLDCPSAETFLYADVAARGQVGQSDYPWEKLDALEIFEKLKK
- the lsrK gene encoding autoinducer-2 kinase; translated protein: MSYLMAIDAGTGSIRAAIFDTKGNQISVAQEEWTHLAEDGVANSMSFDFEKNWGLTVGCIKKAISLAGISGEDILAVSATSMREAIVLYDENDRELWAVANVDARASKEVKELKESYDGIEERFYALSGQTFALGALPRIMWLKNNRADIYERVAKISMIGDWILAKLGGKIFTDPSNAGTTGIFSLESRDWMGEMAKEVGLKDDIFVPCVEVGTVISTVSECAAKETTLSKSTKVVMGGGDVQLGSAGLGVVNLGDAAVLGGSFWQQVVNIPSKTPPPKDMGIRVNPHVIPNQSQAEGITFFSGLVMRWFRDAFCEIEKLEAKERGVDAYVVLEKKASKVPVGSHGIIPIFSDSMKYGKWYHASPSFLNLSLDASICNRASMFRSLQENAAIVSGINLDKIKKFTGVEIKEIVFAGGASKGELWSQILSDVLGCKVKIPKVTEATALGAAMAAGVGAGIYDSMSAAARELVVWSKSYEPDMKNHEIYRELKQKFESAYEAQLKLVDDNITTSMWKAPGL